One Antiquaquibacter oligotrophicus genomic region harbors:
- a CDS encoding lysoplasmalogenase, with protein MASSIPRSRTLAFGPFVIVAIVHLVTLGLLLLPVAYWAKVSVMPALLLALLVAVPRRRSEIALWAALALVFASVGDALLRDPGEAGFLIGLGAFVLTHVAYLVLFLRPLRRRRPPLGALGYAVWLIALLVLLVPHTGALTVAVVFYGALVCAVATAALGTTPIIAVGAFLFLVSDSLLALRLFVPGFEFWQQDVIIMTFYIGGQGLIVLGAVREAWRRERALPN; from the coding sequence ATGGCGAGCAGCATCCCCAGATCGAGGACGTTGGCCTTCGGTCCGTTTGTGATCGTCGCGATCGTTCACCTCGTCACCCTCGGTCTCCTCCTCCTGCCCGTCGCCTACTGGGCGAAGGTGTCGGTGATGCCAGCCTTACTGCTCGCGCTTCTTGTCGCCGTGCCGCGACGACGGTCCGAGATCGCACTCTGGGCGGCCCTCGCGCTCGTGTTCGCGAGTGTGGGGGATGCCCTCCTGAGGGATCCCGGAGAAGCGGGATTCCTCATCGGCCTTGGCGCTTTTGTGCTCACCCACGTCGCCTACCTCGTGCTCTTCCTGCGGCCGTTGCGACGGCGTCGGCCGCCGCTTGGCGCGCTCGGCTACGCCGTGTGGCTCATCGCCCTTCTTGTCCTTCTTGTGCCCCACACCGGTGCTCTCACGGTCGCCGTTGTCTTCTACGGCGCACTCGTGTGCGCCGTAGCTACCGCGGCACTCGGTACGACACCCATCATTGCGGTGGGTGCCTTCCTGTTCCTCGTCTCCGACAGTCTCCTGGCGCTGCGCCTCTTTGTGCCCGGCTTCGAGTTCTGGCAGCAGGACGTCATCATCATGACCTTCTACATCGGTGGTCAAGGCCTCATCGTTCTGGGGGCGGTGCGCGAGGCGTGGCGACGCGAACGTGCTTTACCGAACTGA
- a CDS encoding VanZ family protein translates to MFARHPYLSLATFVYLGVVGWATLTPQSGRASSNLLWRMAEFFDRYEATQWLTFSTLEFLANIAMFVPLGLFFVLLLGRRRWWLAIALGFLLTMVIEFVQQFIGGRVPDVRDIVANSLGAILGTLLALVLTAAAARKRRAGRVSSEPIASRL, encoded by the coding sequence ATGTTCGCGCGACACCCCTACCTGTCTCTCGCGACATTCGTCTATCTGGGTGTCGTCGGGTGGGCGACCCTCACACCTCAGTCCGGGCGCGCGAGCTCCAACCTGCTGTGGCGCATGGCGGAATTTTTCGATCGCTACGAGGCAACACAGTGGTTGACCTTTTCGACTCTCGAGTTCCTCGCCAACATCGCGATGTTTGTTCCGCTCGGCCTCTTTTTTGTGCTCCTCCTCGGTCGTCGGCGGTGGTGGCTCGCGATCGCGCTGGGCTTCCTCCTGACCATGGTGATCGAATTCGTTCAGCAGTTCATCGGTGGTCGCGTTCCCGACGTCCGCGACATCGTCGCCAACTCCCTTGGCGCGATCCTCGGCACCCTGCTCGCACTCGTTCTCACAGCGGCTGCGGCACGCAAACGCCGGGCAGGGCGTGTGTCGAGCGAACCGATTGCGAGCCGACTCTGA
- a CDS encoding nuclease-related domain-containing protein, translating into MSRVVAAWASAPPRSTLAGLLGASPLSSQCRADYREAVAELVVGDILDNLGPRWDVLHDVPLEGHDLDHLVLGPTGVFAVRSADYGDREALLDGDLFIAGVRTDDVGSVARQADDVARRLTVAGGGHPVAVTPLLVIVAPRRLTTISRHSTVEVVTAERLARHLASRSATLAGPEVALLSDLADRETTWPEPTGETSDRRHLHRAFAQVRAHVRAAARRRTILSLTAGLVLCVGVWAVVAFTVSSAIAP; encoded by the coding sequence ATGAGTCGAGTTGTCGCGGCTTGGGCTTCGGCACCGCCGAGGTCCACCCTCGCCGGGTTGTTGGGTGCGAGCCCGCTCAGCTCTCAGTGCAGGGCGGACTATCGTGAGGCGGTCGCCGAACTCGTGGTCGGCGACATCCTGGACAACCTCGGCCCCCGGTGGGACGTCCTTCACGACGTGCCCCTCGAGGGACACGATCTCGACCACCTCGTCCTCGGGCCGACGGGGGTGTTCGCTGTACGTTCCGCGGACTACGGCGACAGGGAAGCCCTTCTCGATGGTGATCTTTTTATCGCGGGTGTCCGGACCGACGATGTGGGCTCGGTCGCGCGTCAGGCGGATGATGTGGCGCGCAGGTTGACGGTCGCGGGAGGCGGCCATCCTGTGGCCGTGACCCCGCTCCTTGTCATCGTGGCGCCTCGGCGCCTCACCACGATTTCCCGTCACAGCACGGTCGAGGTTGTGACGGCGGAACGACTCGCAAGACACCTCGCTAGCCGTAGTGCAACTCTCGCGGGGCCGGAGGTGGCGCTGCTCTCCGATCTCGCCGACCGCGAGACAACGTGGCCGGAACCAACGGGCGAGACCTCCGATCGCCGGCACCTCCACCGTGCCTTCGCGCAGGTTCGAGCTCACGTGCGCGCGGCCGCGCGCCGTCGCACCATCCTCAGTCTCACGGCGGGCCTCGTGCTGTGCGTCGGGGTCTGGGCCGTGGTCGCGTTCACCGTGAGTTCTGCCATCGCGCCGTGA
- a CDS encoding HelD family protein, with protein MASSELERERDYVHSLYSRLDELLEDARVRLDAVRRENAGGTHQNRSERDAFARIYEDRVAQLRQVDERLAFGRLTLADAPAGAEHHYIGRIGLRDDDQRPLLLDWRVPQARAFYQATAATPLGARARRHLQSAGRDVIRIDDEIFDRDLLDDASDSLQGEAALLATVTAQRTGRMVDIVATIQAEQDAIIRSELAGALVVQGGPGTGKTAVALHRAAYLLYSHRERLSSNGVLIVGPSPSFLQYIEQVLPSLGETGVVLASLGQLFPGEEATDEDAPEVAELKGSLEMVDLLKRAVRSRQIVPREAQVIDVNGERLTIQPSVIHSAMQRAWETRKPHNVARVTFNKAALSSLTRLLADQLRSHGNTIEDSDLGWLREDLRTSYDVRVLLNTAWLPLTPQKFIRDLYARPAWLAELTPTWSEQRRALLFRGRDADFTVSDIALLDEAAELLGEVDLAADARKAERKQQRKRDIANAEQAIRNMRVEGLVDARSLAEGFEAQVYRGTTAEQAAADREWTYGHIVVDEAQELSPLQWRVLVRRNPLKSFTIVGDVAQASAAAGTTSWSGALDPHLGRSWRLEELTVNYRTPAQVSEVAEEVARAHGLDITRSRAVREGEWPVFVTLGQPVEAAVVSAIREDRTRGSGAVAVIATGEVRGRLTAALSREFGSEVGVGAVGLTRAIAVLTPQESKGLEFDTVIVAEPQSIVDEHSRGASALYVAMTRATQRLYVVADSDLPVGMPRP; from the coding sequence ATGGCGTCGAGCGAGCTGGAGAGGGAGCGGGACTACGTCCACTCCCTCTATTCGAGGCTCGATGAGTTGCTCGAGGATGCCCGCGTCCGGCTCGACGCCGTTCGTCGCGAGAATGCGGGTGGAACACACCAAAACCGTTCTGAGCGTGACGCCTTCGCGCGTATCTACGAGGATCGTGTTGCCCAGCTCCGGCAGGTTGATGAGCGTCTCGCATTCGGCCGTCTGACACTCGCGGATGCCCCGGCCGGAGCCGAGCACCACTACATCGGTCGCATCGGACTCCGAGACGATGACCAGCGCCCACTCCTGCTGGACTGGAGGGTTCCCCAGGCGAGGGCGTTTTATCAGGCGACCGCCGCCACTCCGCTCGGGGCCCGTGCACGTCGGCACCTCCAGAGCGCTGGGCGTGACGTGATCCGTATCGACGATGAAATCTTCGACCGCGACTTGCTCGACGATGCCTCCGATTCGCTCCAGGGTGAAGCTGCCCTTCTTGCTACCGTCACGGCGCAGCGCACCGGACGGATGGTCGATATCGTGGCGACGATCCAGGCCGAGCAGGATGCCATCATCCGCTCAGAACTCGCGGGTGCCCTCGTTGTGCAGGGTGGTCCCGGCACGGGGAAAACGGCTGTCGCTCTTCACCGTGCCGCCTACCTGCTCTACTCGCATCGCGAGCGGCTGTCGTCCAACGGCGTCCTTATCGTCGGCCCGTCTCCGTCGTTCCTCCAGTACATCGAGCAGGTTCTCCCGTCGCTTGGCGAGACGGGGGTGGTGCTCGCGAGTCTCGGTCAGCTGTTCCCCGGTGAAGAGGCCACAGACGAGGATGCGCCGGAGGTAGCTGAGCTCAAGGGCAGCCTCGAGATGGTCGACCTCCTGAAGCGCGCCGTGCGCTCGCGCCAGATCGTGCCGCGTGAGGCCCAGGTCATCGATGTCAACGGAGAGCGACTCACCATCCAGCCGTCGGTCATTCACAGCGCGATGCAGCGCGCGTGGGAGACCCGCAAGCCGCACAACGTCGCGAGGGTGACGTTCAACAAGGCAGCACTCTCGAGCCTCACCAGACTCCTTGCCGATCAGCTGCGATCCCACGGCAATACGATCGAGGACTCCGACCTCGGGTGGTTGCGCGAGGACCTGAGGACGTCCTACGACGTGAGAGTGCTGCTCAACACGGCGTGGTTGCCTCTCACACCTCAGAAGTTCATCCGCGATCTGTATGCGCGCCCGGCGTGGCTCGCCGAGCTCACCCCGACGTGGTCGGAGCAGCGTCGAGCGCTGCTGTTTCGCGGTCGGGACGCCGACTTCACGGTGTCCGATATTGCACTCCTCGATGAGGCGGCAGAACTGCTCGGTGAGGTCGACCTGGCGGCGGATGCTCGCAAGGCCGAACGCAAGCAGCAACGCAAACGCGACATCGCCAACGCGGAGCAGGCGATTCGCAACATGCGGGTGGAGGGACTCGTGGATGCCCGATCCCTCGCCGAGGGATTCGAGGCGCAGGTCTACCGCGGCACCACGGCGGAGCAGGCCGCCGCCGACCGTGAGTGGACCTACGGCCACATCGTTGTCGACGAGGCGCAGGAACTGTCTCCCCTGCAGTGGCGTGTGCTCGTGCGTCGAAACCCACTGAAATCTTTCACGATCGTGGGGGATGTTGCCCAGGCTTCCGCTGCGGCAGGAACAACGAGCTGGTCTGGCGCCCTCGACCCCCACCTCGGTCGTTCGTGGCGACTGGAGGAGCTCACGGTCAACTACCGAACGCCCGCCCAGGTGAGCGAGGTGGCCGAAGAGGTCGCGCGAGCGCACGGGCTCGACATCACGCGATCGCGCGCGGTGCGGGAGGGCGAATGGCCGGTGTTCGTCACTCTCGGTCAGCCGGTCGAGGCCGCCGTGGTTTCTGCCATTCGCGAGGACCGCACTCGCGGATCCGGTGCCGTCGCCGTTATCGCCACCGGGGAGGTCCGTGGGAGACTCACCGCGGCGCTCTCCCGAGAATTCGGATCCGAGGTCGGGGTGGGAGCTGTTGGTCTCACTCGGGCAATCGCGGTGTTGACTCCCCAGGAGTCAAAGGGTTTGGAGTTCGACACGGTGATTGTGGCGGAACCGCAGAGCATCGTCGACGAGCACAGTCGAGGCGCCTCCGCGCTGTACGTCGCCATGACACGCGCGACTCAGCGACTGTACGTTGTGGCTGATTCCGATCTCCCGGTGGGGATGCCGCGGCCCTGA
- a CDS encoding PrsW family intramembrane metalloprotease, translating into MTHTNPTASITDYTASSGVPHAAPGAAPAEVAAASTGSIPLPPPPASPGSSARLVLGIVGIVLLSIIALFVAVFLIAGLGVNAFALGGVLALVPLAIVFFGIRWIDKWEPEPRAAVVFAFLWGAGLSVLLALIVGAEIDNVINSMGGPGPGYEFFGAAVQAPIVEEVGKGLGVLVIFWAARKHFDGPVDGIVYAAWVAGGFAFTENILYFGSQLIEAGGVDGSVVEIFLVRGIMSPFAHIMFTSFVGIALGLAARRASALGALGYFLIGLIPAILLHAFWNGALFFVSNFYGYYVLVQVPLFVGAVFLVRFLRHQESKLTFDRLTEYSQAGWLHPDEVAVIATAQGRRQAIAWARSRGKGAEMKRYLQGATRLAFARQRIITGRGRSAATVDEARLLPALVDDRRALASA; encoded by the coding sequence ATGACGCACACCAACCCCACGGCGTCGATCACGGACTACACGGCGTCCTCCGGCGTGCCGCACGCGGCGCCCGGCGCGGCACCGGCCGAGGTAGCCGCGGCGTCGACCGGGTCGATCCCTTTGCCGCCACCTCCCGCGAGTCCCGGCAGCTCCGCGCGGCTCGTTCTCGGCATAGTCGGCATCGTCTTGCTCTCGATCATCGCCCTTTTTGTTGCCGTGTTCCTCATCGCAGGACTCGGTGTGAATGCGTTCGCGCTCGGGGGTGTGCTCGCGCTCGTTCCGCTCGCGATCGTCTTCTTCGGGATTCGATGGATCGACAAGTGGGAGCCCGAGCCTCGTGCTGCTGTCGTGTTCGCTTTCCTGTGGGGAGCAGGCCTCTCGGTGCTCTTGGCCCTCATCGTCGGTGCCGAAATCGACAACGTCATCAACAGCATGGGCGGCCCCGGCCCCGGCTACGAGTTCTTCGGTGCCGCCGTTCAAGCGCCCATCGTCGAAGAGGTCGGCAAGGGACTCGGCGTCCTCGTGATCTTCTGGGCAGCGCGCAAGCACTTCGACGGCCCGGTCGACGGCATTGTGTATGCGGCGTGGGTGGCTGGCGGTTTCGCCTTCACCGAGAACATTCTCTACTTCGGCTCGCAACTGATCGAGGCGGGGGGTGTCGACGGGAGTGTCGTCGAGATCTTCCTCGTGCGGGGCATCATGTCGCCCTTCGCGCACATCATGTTCACGTCGTTTGTTGGTATCGCTCTCGGTCTCGCCGCCCGGCGCGCCTCGGCGCTCGGCGCCCTCGGCTACTTCCTCATCGGACTGATCCCGGCAATTCTCCTTCACGCATTCTGGAACGGTGCACTGTTCTTCGTCTCGAACTTCTACGGCTACTACGTGCTCGTGCAGGTTCCTCTGTTTGTCGGTGCGGTGTTCCTGGTGCGTTTCCTTCGGCATCAAGAGTCAAAGCTCACCTTTGATCGTCTGACCGAGTACTCGCAGGCGGGATGGTTGCACCCGGACGAAGTGGCCGTGATCGCCACTGCGCAAGGCCGCAGGCAAGCCATCGCCTGGGCGCGTTCTCGCGGCAAGGGAGCAGAGATGAAGCGTTACTTGCAGGGCGCAACACGACTCGCGTTCGCTCGTCAGCGGATCATCACCGGTCGGGGCCGGAGTGCTGCCACCGTGGACGAGGCGCGACTGCTTCCCGCTCTCGTTGACGACCGTCGGGCCCTCGCCTCGGCGTGA
- a CDS encoding MFS transporter — translation MTAGPELRTRRLHPGWIVAAVAFLALVGAAGFRAAPSVLMLPLEEEFGWTRTELSLAVTVNLLLYGLMAPFAAALMARFGLRRVTAVALLLVAAGAGLSIFATAPWMLVLTWGVMIGLGTGSMALVFAATVADQWFIKRRGLVVGVLTAGSATGQLAFLPFIAILVADQGWRQASLLVAGGALLVVPLVLLFLRNTPADLGVTPYGAPSGWVPPLRPTGSAVGIALGTLRRASRVRTFWALVAGFAICGATTNGLVGTHFIPSAHDHGMPETTAAGLLALVGIFDIVGTIASGWLTDRINPRILLGIYYAGRGVGLLILPFLLSATVQPPIIVFVIIYGLDWVATVPPTVALCREIFGKDGPVVFGWVFASHQIGAAIAAIVAGAVRDSTGEYTIAWFGAAGLCVVAAIVSLGITRARREVLT, via the coding sequence ATGACCGCAGGCCCCGAGCTCCGAACACGTCGACTTCATCCGGGCTGGATCGTCGCCGCGGTCGCCTTCCTCGCCCTCGTCGGGGCCGCCGGATTCCGAGCGGCGCCGAGTGTGCTCATGCTGCCACTCGAAGAGGAATTCGGGTGGACACGTACCGAGCTTTCGCTCGCGGTGACCGTCAATCTCTTGCTGTACGGCCTCATGGCACCCTTTGCCGCGGCTCTCATGGCGCGATTCGGTCTGCGTCGGGTCACCGCCGTCGCCTTACTGCTTGTCGCGGCCGGTGCGGGATTGAGCATCTTCGCGACGGCCCCGTGGATGCTCGTGCTCACGTGGGGCGTGATGATCGGACTCGGGACTGGCTCCATGGCGCTCGTCTTCGCCGCAACGGTTGCCGATCAGTGGTTCATCAAGCGCCGCGGGCTCGTCGTCGGTGTGCTCACGGCCGGGTCGGCGACGGGCCAGTTGGCCTTCCTCCCCTTCATCGCCATCCTCGTCGCCGATCAGGGTTGGCGGCAGGCATCGTTGCTCGTCGCCGGTGGTGCGCTCCTCGTTGTACCTCTCGTCCTCCTTTTCCTCCGCAACACCCCGGCCGACCTCGGGGTTACTCCCTACGGCGCGCCTTCGGGGTGGGTCCCGCCCCTGCGCCCCACCGGCAGCGCGGTGGGTATCGCGCTCGGAACGCTGCGGCGCGCGAGCCGTGTTCGCACCTTCTGGGCGCTCGTCGCGGGCTTCGCCATTTGCGGCGCGACCACCAACGGCCTCGTCGGCACACATTTCATTCCCAGCGCACACGATCACGGGATGCCCGAGACAACGGCCGCCGGCCTGCTCGCCCTCGTCGGCATCTTCGACATCGTGGGTACGATAGCGTCGGGCTGGCTCACCGACCGCATCAATCCGCGCATCCTCCTCGGCATCTACTACGCCGGCCGCGGAGTCGGACTTCTCATCCTCCCGTTCCTGCTCTCGGCGACGGTCCAGCCCCCGATCATCGTTTTTGTGATCATCTACGGTCTCGACTGGGTCGCGACAGTCCCACCTACCGTCGCCCTGTGCCGGGAGATCTTTGGCAAGGACGGGCCGGTCGTCTTTGGTTGGGTCTTCGCCTCCCACCAGATTGGAGCCGCCATCGCCGCGATCGTCGCTGGAGCCGTGCGAGACAGCACGGGCGAGTACACCATTGCGTGGTTCGGGGCGGCGGGCCTCTGCGTGGTTGCGGCGATCGTGAGCCTCGGCATCACGCGAGCCCGCCGAGAGGTGCTCACCTAG
- a CDS encoding GlxA family transcriptional regulator, producing MHEIVAVALDGSILLDLGVPHQVFDSARGATGEALYRVRIASIGGLPVSTSSGVEVSVAHGLEIVGEADTVIVLPGREARVGPLNTDLRDALVGARERGVRIMAICTGAFALAEAGLLDGRRATTYWVRSAEFASRFPSVRLEPDVLFVDDGILTSAGVAAGLDLCLHVVRTDHGAAVANDVARQLVMPSVRQGGQAQYIPRHRPADDDDRFSELLTWARARVGDDLTVADLATRASLSERTLARRFRERTGASPGAWLVAERFDRARELLESTDLYVDEVARASGLGSAANLRARFAQRFGVSPTEYRRAFRATVSA from the coding sequence ATGCACGAGATCGTCGCCGTAGCGCTGGATGGCAGCATCCTGCTCGATCTCGGTGTGCCCCATCAGGTATTCGACTCGGCGCGGGGCGCTACTGGCGAAGCGCTCTACCGTGTGCGCATCGCGAGCATCGGCGGTCTCCCGGTGTCGACGAGTTCCGGTGTCGAAGTGTCGGTGGCGCACGGTCTGGAGATCGTGGGGGAAGCGGATACCGTCATCGTCCTCCCCGGCCGGGAGGCCAGAGTCGGGCCCCTGAACACCGACCTCCGCGACGCCCTCGTCGGCGCACGAGAACGTGGCGTCAGAATTATGGCGATTTGCACGGGAGCGTTCGCACTCGCCGAAGCGGGACTACTCGACGGGCGCCGCGCCACAACCTATTGGGTGCGCTCTGCCGAGTTCGCGTCGCGTTTTCCTTCGGTTCGATTGGAGCCGGACGTGCTCTTTGTCGACGACGGCATCCTCACCTCGGCAGGGGTGGCCGCTGGGCTTGATCTGTGCCTCCACGTCGTCCGCACCGACCACGGCGCGGCGGTAGCGAACGACGTCGCTCGACAGTTGGTCATGCCATCCGTGCGCCAGGGCGGACAAGCCCAATACATTCCTCGACATCGCCCCGCGGATGACGACGATCGTTTTTCCGAGCTTCTGACCTGGGCCCGCGCGCGAGTGGGAGACGACCTCACCGTCGCCGACCTCGCCACCCGTGCCTCGCTCAGCGAACGAACGCTCGCTCGACGGTTCCGAGAGCGCACCGGGGCCAGTCCCGGCGCATGGCTCGTTGCCGAGCGATTCGATCGGGCACGCGAGCTCCTCGAGTCCACCGACCTCTACGTCGATGAAGTGGCGCGGGCATCCGGGCTCGGGTCGGCGGCCAATCTTCGCGCGAGATTCGCGCAGCGTTTCGGGGTCTCTCCCACGGAGTATCGCCGCGCCTTCCGCGCCACGGTCAGCGCGTGA
- a CDS encoding mycofactocin-coupled SDR family oxidoreductase, whose translation MSTASPVTSAPAELDGRVAFITGAAHGQGRAIALELARAGADIVALDVAAKIEYPAYAQGSTEELDSLVDEVRALGRRAIRAVADVRDATAVQSAVDAALTEFGRIDILVNNAGIVAYAALEEMTESEWDAMLDINLKGPFLVARAVVPVLKKQGSGVIVNNSSVMGLRGGNRLSHYVASKHGLTGLTKAWAIELAPFGIRVVSIHPTGVDTPMNDGLAAMEGATVQEIAERSAGNLLPGVPWIEAQDVADLVLFLVSDRARYATGAQFTLDAGLLTR comes from the coding sequence ATGAGTACCGCAAGCCCGGTGACGAGCGCACCCGCTGAGCTCGACGGCCGTGTCGCGTTCATCACGGGCGCGGCGCACGGTCAGGGCAGAGCAATCGCCCTCGAACTCGCGCGCGCCGGGGCGGACATCGTCGCCCTCGATGTCGCGGCGAAGATCGAGTATCCCGCATACGCTCAGGGTTCGACGGAGGAACTCGACTCCCTCGTAGACGAAGTGAGGGCGCTCGGCCGCCGCGCGATACGTGCGGTCGCCGACGTGCGTGACGCGACCGCAGTACAGTCCGCGGTGGATGCCGCACTGACCGAGTTCGGGCGCATCGACATTCTCGTCAACAACGCCGGCATTGTCGCCTACGCGGCCCTCGAGGAGATGACCGAGAGCGAGTGGGATGCAATGCTCGACATCAATCTGAAGGGGCCGTTCCTCGTCGCCCGCGCCGTCGTCCCGGTGCTCAAAAAGCAGGGCAGCGGGGTCATCGTCAACAACTCGTCGGTGATGGGTCTTCGTGGCGGCAACCGACTTTCGCACTATGTGGCGTCCAAGCACGGACTCACGGGGCTCACGAAGGCGTGGGCGATCGAACTCGCACCTTTCGGGATCAGGGTCGTGAGCATCCATCCGACCGGCGTCGATACCCCCATGAACGATGGACTTGCGGCGATGGAGGGAGCGACAGTGCAGGAGATCGCCGAGCGCAGTGCGGGAAACCTCCTGCCCGGGGTGCCGTGGATCGAGGCCCAGGATGTCGCGGACCTCGTGCTGTTCTTGGTGAGCGATCGCGCTCGCTACGCCACGGGCGCCCAGTTCACCCTCGACGCAGGGCTCCTCACGCGCTGA
- a CDS encoding carboxymuconolactone decarboxylase family protein gives MTQEPQTTFLPMTTDQDRTAEARAAAARQIENHGGVITNMKATLLSHVPSFTAYMEWYTLRDELVPFIGERAVSLFSYAISDENDCLVCSVFFRRILIDNGEDPDNPQVTEAEQLLIDWGRYIVRDPAGIPDEFYARLEAAFHPQLRVLLLAFAGQMVATNLFNTVGRVPLDEVLYEYRKPGDERTR, from the coding sequence ATGACGCAGGAGCCGCAGACCACGTTCCTCCCGATGACCACCGACCAGGACCGAACCGCCGAGGCGCGCGCAGCAGCCGCGCGACAGATCGAGAACCACGGCGGGGTCATCACGAACATGAAGGCCACCCTCCTCAGTCACGTTCCGAGCTTCACGGCCTACATGGAGTGGTACACACTCCGTGACGAACTGGTGCCCTTCATCGGCGAACGCGCCGTCTCGCTGTTCTCGTACGCGATTTCCGACGAAAACGACTGCCTCGTGTGTTCGGTGTTCTTCCGTCGAATCCTCATCGACAACGGCGAGGACCCGGACAACCCGCAGGTCACCGAGGCCGAACAGCTCCTCATCGACTGGGGCCGGTACATCGTGCGCGACCCCGCCGGTATCCCCGACGAGTTCTACGCGCGGCTCGAGGCGGCATTCCACCCGCAATTGCGTGTGCTTCTGCTCGCCTTCGCGGGCCAGATGGTGGCGACCAATCTCTTCAACACTGTCGGCCGCGTGCCGCTCGACGAGGTGCTCTATGAGTACCGCAAGCCCGGTGACGAGCGCACCCGCTGA
- a CDS encoding FAD-binding oxidoreductase — MSTTSPEHPTAASDVVVESLIAALGDRVSLAESEREAARHDRSGYVSDGVPLAVVTPETIDDVQAVMRIATATHTPVVVRGAGTGLAGAAVAGHGEIVLSMLAMNRLLEVSRDDEYAVVQPGIINADLNEQLAPHGLWFAPDPASRAISTVGGNIATNAGGLLCAKYGVTREAVLGLKVVLADGRMLELGHRTVKGVTGLDLTALMIGSEGTLGVVVEATVRTRRLVPGAIAVISATFGSVEDAARASAVITASGLTPAVMELIGESALRHIAAHLGLPATGGSQLIVQFDGPGALAEADAALTSITSLGGIAVLSSDPVEAERLFALRRSFHPSIAVLGTVLIEDVCVPRSALPAMFATIGEIEARYGIEIPTVAHAGDGNLHPNFVFEGPEVPAEIWAAADEMFLAALRLGGTLTGEHGVGLLKRRWLRDELGEDQLELQRQLKRVFDPLGILGPGKVFGA, encoded by the coding sequence GTGAGTACTACATCACCCGAGCATCCGACCGCTGCGAGCGATGTTGTCGTCGAGTCGCTGATCGCGGCCCTCGGGGATCGGGTGAGCCTCGCGGAATCGGAACGAGAGGCGGCCCGGCATGACCGCTCCGGCTACGTATCCGACGGCGTGCCCCTGGCCGTGGTGACACCGGAGACGATCGACGACGTTCAAGCGGTCATGCGGATCGCCACAGCAACACACACGCCAGTTGTGGTTCGCGGCGCGGGGACAGGACTCGCCGGTGCGGCGGTTGCCGGCCATGGCGAGATCGTGCTCTCGATGCTCGCGATGAACCGGCTGCTGGAGGTCTCGCGCGACGACGAGTATGCCGTCGTTCAGCCGGGCATCATCAACGCCGACCTGAATGAGCAGCTTGCCCCGCATGGACTCTGGTTCGCGCCGGACCCCGCGAGCAGAGCGATCTCCACGGTTGGCGGCAACATCGCCACCAACGCCGGTGGGCTGCTGTGCGCCAAGTACGGCGTGACACGCGAGGCGGTGCTCGGGCTGAAGGTCGTTCTCGCAGACGGCAGGATGCTCGAGCTAGGCCACCGGACCGTCAAGGGCGTGACCGGTCTCGACCTCACCGCGCTCATGATCGGATCGGAAGGAACCCTCGGCGTCGTCGTCGAAGCGACCGTGCGGACGCGACGCCTCGTACCCGGGGCCATTGCCGTCATCAGTGCGACTTTCGGCAGCGTCGAGGATGCGGCACGGGCATCCGCCGTCATTACCGCCTCCGGGCTCACACCCGCCGTGATGGAGCTCATCGGTGAATCCGCACTCCGTCACATCGCGGCGCATCTCGGTCTTCCGGCGACCGGCGGGTCGCAGCTCATCGTGCAGTTCGACGGGCCAGGCGCGCTCGCCGAAGCGGATGCCGCTCTCACGAGCATCACGTCGCTCGGCGGCATCGCGGTTCTCTCGAGCGATCCGGTCGAGGCCGAACGGCTGTTCGCCCTTCGTCGCTCCTTCCACCCCTCCATCGCGGTTCTCGGGACGGTGCTCATCGAGGACGTCTGCGTTCCCCGCAGTGCCCTGCCCGCCATGTTTGCCACGATTGGTGAGATCGAGGCGCGCTACGGGATCGAGATCCCCACCGTCGCACACGCTGGCGATGGCAATCTCCACCCCAACTTCGTTTTCGAGGGGCCGGAGGTACCTGCCGAGATTTGGGCGGCGGCCGACGAGATGTTCCTCGCGGCATTGCGGCTCGGCGGGACTCTCACGGGCGAACACGGCGTCGGTCTGCTGAAGAGGCGGTGGCTTCGCGACGAACTCGGCGAGGATCAGCTCGAACTCCAGAGGCAACTCAAGCGGGTGTTCGATCCGCTCGGCATCCTCGGCCCCGGCAAAGTCTTCGGCGCGTAA